A single genomic interval of Lathyrus oleraceus cultivar Zhongwan6 chromosome 7, CAAS_Psat_ZW6_1.0, whole genome shotgun sequence harbors:
- the LOC127102071 gene encoding vesicle-associated protein 4-2 yields MAVAEPKPHSEPKVWNFFKLPFRHSTTTSSTGTTSSSPNLHHPHHHQHHHNPNSNAHNLPPLEGSTSQSSNSVSSVARSLLPTRRRLKLDPSNKLYFPYEPGKQVRSAVRIKNTSKSNVAFKFQTTAPKSCFMRPPGAILAPGESIIATVFKFVEQPENNEKPEKSGLKFKIMSLKVKGSIDYVPELFDEQKDQVAVEQILRVVFLDPERPSPILEKLKRQLADADAALEARKKPAEDVGPKIIGEGLVIDEWKERRERYLAKQQGDVVVDSV; encoded by the exons ATGGCCGTAGCTGAACCCAAGCCTCACTCCGAACCTAAGGTCTGGAATTTCTTCAAGCTTCCTTTTCGCCATTCCACCACCACCTCTTCCACCGGAACGACGTCGTCTTCTCCTAACCTTCATCACCctcatcatcatcaacatcacCATAACCCTAACAGTAACGCGCACAATCTTCCTCCGCTTGAAGGTTCCACTTCTCAATCTTCCAATTCTGTTTCCTCCGTTGCCAGATCGCTTCTCCCAACACGACGTCGTCTCAAGCTTGATCCTTCCAACAAGCTTTACTTCCCTT ATGAGCCAGGAAAACAGGTTAGGAGTGCTGTCAGGATTAAAAACACCAGTAAATCTAATGTAGCTTTCAAG TTTCAAACAACTGCACCGAAAAGTTGTTTCATGCGTCCACCTGGGGCTATCCTTGCACCTGGCGAGAGTATCATAGCAACGG TGTTCAAGTTTGTAGAGCAACCAGAAAATAATGAAAAGCCCGAAAAAAGTGGACTCAAATTTAAAATCATGAGTTTGAAGGTCAAAGGTTCAATTGATTACGTCCCTGAGCTG TTTGATGAGCAGAAGGACCAGGTAGCAGTTGAGCAAATTCTGCGTGTTGTTTTTCTAGATCCAGAGCGCCCTAGTCCT ATTTTGGAAAAATTGAAGCGACAGCTGGCCGATGCTGATGCTGCCCTTGAAGCACGGAAGAAACCTGCAGAAGACGTGGGTCCTAAAATAATTGGAGAAGGGCTTGTCATAGACGAATGG AAAGAGAGGAGGGAAAGATACCTTGCTAAGCAGCAGGGCGATGTGGTTGTAGATTCTGTATAG